A genomic window from Thermoanaerobaculia bacterium includes:
- a CDS encoding DUF5916 domain-containing protein, translating into MGWGHLRWPPFLQAGLILFVLLSPGSPLRAQDPLPLTVPRITFPIQIDGKIEERAWQEALTFDLNYEISPGDNTAPPVKTTVRFAFDGENFLVALSCFDPDPDRIRARYADRDSAWADDFAGIILDTFNDQRQAYEFFVNPFGAQMDLTLTEPEQEDRSWDGIWSSAGRITDEGYEIEIAIPFRTLRFPNLDTQVWRFLVIRIYPREFRHEISSQPLDRNKNCLLCQAGLISGMEGARSGRQLEVVPTLTAISTQDRPAPEEPFSDRESTTEIGVSGTWGLTPNLALSGMVNPDFSQVETDSEEIDVNRRFALYYSEKRPFFLEGSRYFSTFMDVFYSRTVADPSWGVKVAGKDGRNGWGAFIARDTVTNILIPGNQGSDLLFLDQEVLDGSFRYRRDLGRDSTLGAIYTGRHGDGYTFDLMGGDGRFRLAEHDFINFLALFSQTRMPDLPDESAHFDGREREGGATYLAYEHNSRHWTWNAAFRDLDPDFRADLGFIPRVDYRSLSSALAYTHYGDGSGFHQTLSPGIYTSYTEDHSGELSDRLLGAELSFSLARQIHGEFNLERSLERYNGADYTTNQAHLWFNSRFSKAMTLYLSVSAGDGIDYTNERLADLFDSHLQFDIRFGRRIFLDFNLRHQSLSIAQGQIYTASIYYLKLLYHFNNSIFLRTILQYGDVRRDGDLYVDDVKEKERFLASQILFTYKINPFTLAFLGYADRGIEEKDLDRTTMNRTLFLKLSYAFRP; encoded by the coding sequence ATGGGCTGGGGTCATCTTCGATGGCCCCCTTTTCTCCAGGCGGGCCTGATCTTGTTCGTTCTATTGTCTCCAGGAAGCCCGCTCCGTGCGCAGGACCCGCTGCCGCTGACCGTCCCGCGCATCACCTTTCCGATACAGATCGACGGAAAGATCGAAGAGAGGGCCTGGCAGGAAGCCCTTACCTTCGATCTCAACTACGAGATATCCCCTGGAGACAATACCGCTCCACCCGTGAAGACGACGGTGCGATTCGCCTTTGACGGCGAAAACTTTCTTGTGGCCCTTTCCTGCTTTGACCCGGACCCGGACAGGATTCGGGCCCGCTATGCCGACCGGGACAGTGCCTGGGCCGATGATTTTGCCGGCATCATCCTTGACACCTTCAACGACCAGCGTCAGGCCTACGAGTTTTTCGTCAATCCCTTCGGCGCACAGATGGATCTGACACTGACGGAGCCGGAACAGGAGGACCGGTCATGGGACGGTATCTGGTCATCCGCAGGACGAATCACAGATGAAGGCTACGAAATCGAAATAGCAATTCCATTCAGGACTCTACGTTTCCCGAACCTGGACACCCAGGTGTGGCGGTTTCTCGTTATTCGGATCTATCCCCGGGAATTCCGACATGAAATCTCTTCTCAGCCCCTGGATAGAAATAAAAATTGCCTCCTCTGTCAGGCGGGTCTGATATCCGGAATGGAAGGGGCCCGCTCCGGACGCCAGCTGGAAGTGGTTCCCACGCTGACGGCTATCTCCACACAGGATCGGCCGGCTCCGGAAGAACCCTTTTCGGATCGGGAAAGCACCACGGAGATCGGTGTGAGCGGTACCTGGGGGCTAACCCCAAACCTGGCCCTTTCCGGCATGGTGAATCCCGATTTCTCGCAGGTAGAAACCGATTCCGAGGAGATCGATGTCAACCGTAGGTTCGCCCTCTATTACAGCGAAAAGCGGCCCTTCTTTCTGGAAGGATCCCGGTATTTCTCCACCTTTATGGATGTTTTTTATTCGAGAACCGTTGCCGATCCATCCTGGGGAGTCAAGGTGGCCGGCAAGGACGGACGGAATGGGTGGGGCGCCTTTATCGCCAGGGATACGGTGACCAATATTCTGATTCCGGGGAACCAGGGTTCCGATCTTCTCTTTCTGGATCAGGAAGTCCTGGACGGATCATTTCGGTACCGCAGGGACCTGGGACGGGACAGCACCCTCGGCGCGATCTACACGGGACGGCATGGGGACGGGTACACCTTTGACCTCATGGGAGGGGATGGCCGGTTCCGTCTCGCGGAGCATGACTTCATCAATTTCCTGGCCCTGTTCAGCCAGACACGAATGCCTGACCTGCCCGATGAGTCTGCCCATTTTGATGGAAGGGAGAGGGAAGGCGGTGCGACCTATCTGGCCTATGAGCATAACTCCCGGCACTGGACCTGGAATGCCGCCTTCCGCGATCTCGATCCCGATTTTCGGGCCGATCTGGGTTTTATCCCCAGGGTCGATTACCGATCCCTCTCTTCAGCCCTTGCCTACACCCATTACGGGGACGGGAGTGGGTTCCACCAGACGTTGTCTCCCGGCATCTACACGAGCTATACCGAAGACCATAGCGGGGAACTTTCCGACCGACTCCTGGGCGCGGAACTCTCATTCAGTCTGGCACGGCAGATCCACGGAGAATTCAACCTGGAGAGATCCCTGGAGCGGTACAATGGAGCCGACTATACGACGAACCAGGCCCATCTCTGGTTCAACAGCCGGTTTTCCAAGGCGATGACGCTCTATCTCAGCGTCAGCGCGGGGGATGGAATTGACTACACCAATGAGCGGCTGGCCGATCTCTTCGATTCACATCTCCAATTCGATATCCGGTTCGGGCGGCGTATCTTCCTCGATTTCAACCTCCGCCATCAGAGCCTCTCCATCGCACAGGGACAGATCTACACGGCATCCATCTACTATCTGAAGCTTCTGTACCACTTCAATAACTCGATTTTTCTCCGGACCATCCTCCAGTATGGGGATGTTAGGAGAGACGGGGATCTCTACGTGGATGACGTAAAGGAAAAAGAACGGTTTCTTGCGTCCCAGATTCTCTTTACCTATAAAATAAACCCCTTTACGCTGGCCTTTCTCGGCTATGCCGACCGGGGTATTGAGGAAAAAGATCTGGACCGCACCACGATGAACCGAACCCTCTTTCTGAAATTATCCTATGCCTTTCGTCCCTGA
- a CDS encoding amino acid permease → MTNPSDPEPQPSITPSPETRGYQFGTFKGVFTPSILTILGVIMYLRFGWVLGNVGLPLTLLIVTMACSITFLTGLSIAAMATNMKIGAGGAYFMLSRSFGLEAGAAIGIPLFFAQALGIAFYVTGFSESVVDLFPMLDPKMVGVVTLLALTALAYKSADLALKSQFVILAFIALSLISFFMGGTPSGIQAEVVTPPITSSFWVVFAVFFPAVTGIEAGIAMSGDLKNPARSLPVGTIGAVITGYAVYLAIPIFLNSVVHDRNLLLTDTLIMRQVARFGHLVILGLWGASLSSAMGSLLGAPRTLQALARDGILPRFLGKGYGKGDDPRVATAVAFGLATATILAGDLNMIAPVLSMFFLTSYGLLNTASALEQLIGSPSWRPTFRIPWFISAAGAIGCLAVMLMINAGATIIAVIITSLIYTVMQRRRLSANWGDIRYGILMLIIQNIVYRLSGKVPDERTWRPNILVLSGVPTTRWYLIELADAIAHGNSLLTVATVLPPEGQRVRQVTETIQNYLDKQRVTALVKIVRAPTPLQGAYQLVQTYGFGPIFPNTILIGETERTENMEEYAILLNAIHRNHKNVIIVREGRIPPTWHQDLRIDVWWGRERKNANFMLALAYLLETSRAWRHAHLVLNTIVTSPDQKEEAERTLSKLIEAGRIEAEPVVHVSRQDEVFNVIREASRGSNLVFLGIRPPDRDETTEAYAAYYQSLIERTEDFPPLALVMAAESIEFHRIFRA, encoded by the coding sequence GTGACGAATCCTTCAGACCCTGAACCCCAGCCATCCATCACCCCGTCTCCCGAAACCCGCGGATACCAGTTCGGCACCTTCAAGGGAGTCTTTACCCCTTCGATTCTCACGATTCTGGGTGTCATCATGTACCTTCGGTTTGGCTGGGTCCTGGGAAACGTGGGGCTCCCCCTCACCCTTCTCATCGTGACGATGGCCTGCTCCATCACCTTCCTGACCGGCCTCTCCATCGCCGCCATGGCCACGAACATGAAGATCGGGGCGGGGGGCGCATATTTCATGCTCTCCCGATCCTTCGGCCTGGAAGCCGGAGCCGCGATCGGAATTCCCCTCTTCTTTGCCCAGGCCCTCGGCATCGCGTTTTACGTTACGGGGTTTTCCGAATCGGTCGTCGATCTTTTCCCCATGCTTGACCCGAAGATGGTGGGGGTGGTCACCCTTCTGGCCCTCACCGCCCTGGCCTATAAATCGGCCGACCTCGCCCTGAAGTCCCAGTTCGTCATTCTTGCTTTCATCGCTCTATCTCTCATTTCGTTCTTCATGGGCGGCACACCCTCCGGAATCCAGGCTGAAGTGGTGACACCCCCGATTACAAGTTCGTTCTGGGTGGTCTTTGCCGTCTTCTTTCCCGCTGTAACGGGAATCGAAGCCGGAATCGCCATGTCAGGAGACCTGAAAAATCCCGCCCGGTCCCTGCCTGTGGGTACGATCGGGGCGGTCATCACCGGGTACGCAGTTTACCTTGCCATTCCCATCTTTTTGAATTCCGTCGTTCACGACCGCAACCTCCTTCTCACCGATACGCTCATCATGCGGCAGGTCGCCCGTTTTGGCCATCTGGTCATCCTGGGTCTCTGGGGTGCCTCTCTTTCCAGCGCCATGGGATCCCTCCTCGGCGCCCCGCGGACCCTGCAGGCCCTGGCCCGGGACGGAATACTCCCCCGATTCCTGGGGAAAGGATATGGCAAGGGAGACGATCCCAGGGTTGCAACCGCCGTCGCCTTCGGCCTGGCAACCGCAACCATCCTGGCGGGAGATCTCAACATGATCGCCCCGGTTCTGTCCATGTTCTTCCTCACATCCTACGGCCTGCTGAACACGGCATCGGCTCTGGAGCAGCTCATCGGCAGTCCTTCCTGGCGGCCCACCTTCCGGATTCCCTGGTTCATATCCGCAGCGGGAGCTATCGGATGCCTGGCCGTCATGCTGATGATCAACGCGGGGGCCACGATCATCGCCGTTATTATTACCTCTCTCATCTACACCGTCATGCAGCGCAGACGCCTGAGCGCAAACTGGGGTGATATCCGGTACGGCATTCTGATGCTCATCATTCAGAACATCGTCTATCGCCTGTCGGGCAAGGTCCCCGATGAACGGACGTGGCGGCCCAATATCCTCGTTCTCTCGGGGGTTCCCACCACCCGCTGGTACCTGATCGAACTGGCGGACGCCATCGCCCACGGGAACTCCCTTCTCACCGTTGCAACCGTTCTTCCCCCCGAAGGTCAGCGCGTCCGCCAGGTCACAGAGACGATCCAGAACTACCTGGACAAACAGCGGGTTACGGCACTTGTAAAAATAGTCCGGGCTCCCACTCCTTTGCAGGGAGCCTATCAGCTGGTTCAGACCTACGGGTTCGGCCCGATCTTCCCCAACACGATTTTGATCGGCGAAACCGAGCGGACGGAGAACATGGAAGAGTACGCCATCCTTCTCAATGCCATACACCGGAACCACAAAAACGTCATCATCGTACGTGAGGGAAGGATTCCTCCCACGTGGCATCAGGATCTCAGGATCGACGTCTGGTGGGGGCGGGAGAGAAAAAATGCCAACTTCATGCTTGCGCTGGCGTACCTCCTGGAGACCAGCCGCGCGTGGCGCCATGCCCACCTGGTCCTCAACACCATCGTCACCTCCCCGGATCAGAAGGAAGAAGCCGAACGGACCCTGTCCAAGCTGATTGAGGCGGGACGAATTGAAGCGGAACCGGTGGTCCACGTGAGCAGGCAGGATGAGGTTTTTAACGTGATCCGGGAGGCATCCCGTGGATCCAATCTCGTCTTTCTCGGGATTCGGCCACCCGATCGTGATGAGACGACGGAAGCCTACGCAGCCTACTACCAGAGCCTGATCGAACGGACAGAGGATTTCCCTCCCCTGGCCCTGGTCATGGCTGCCGAATCGATAGAATTTCACCGGATTTTCCGGGCCTGA
- a CDS encoding KamA family radical SAM protein: MPDILYFARRTKSLEGFRRRMMEHIHAVEYETFHDGNDLTDKSIIRVRDCARTIQRIFSLRSENRSKFSVLQALKDIALNVERSDLSPAFYAELLHLMLGLEGRGIEKDLEARYLTRVSLHGREAALHRSRQLDMLSDAVDERIARFVTGLDEDAVHRRGKRVENLMHQLGVSSQQWNDWRWQMRNVVRDPNLLDHLVTLRPDEKKAVTQARKEGIPFGITPYYLSLMDDDPGLGHDIGLRAQVIPSTKYVKGYLREERSCLDFMKENDTSPVELITRRYPGICIYKPFNTCPQICVYCQRNWEIDDAMAPGALAPGKRRIAAVEWIRSHPAIHEVLLTGGDPLAMSDGRLEEILNDLAAIPSIERIRIGTRTLVTVPMRITEELADLLARYRIPGRRQVSVVTHIQYPYEITPDTVTVVERLRSRGISVFNQLVYTFHISRRFEAYLLRRILVRAGVEPYYTFNTKGKEETKDYRVPLARLLQEQKEEARLLPGLARTDEAVYNVPGMGKNYLRARQHRDLISILPDGSRLYEFHPWEKNITDDISTVLHQDVPILDYLKRLESLGEDTSEYETIWYYF, encoded by the coding sequence GTGCCGGATATCCTTTATTTTGCCCGCAGGACGAAATCCCTGGAAGGATTTCGAAGGCGAATGATGGAACATATCCATGCGGTTGAGTACGAAACCTTTCACGACGGGAATGACCTTACGGATAAATCGATTATTCGCGTTCGTGATTGTGCGCGGACGATCCAGAGGATTTTTTCGTTGCGATCGGAAAACCGTTCCAAATTCTCAGTCCTGCAGGCTCTGAAAGATATTGCGTTGAACGTCGAACGTTCGGATCTCTCCCCGGCTTTTTATGCGGAACTTCTTCATCTCATGCTGGGACTGGAGGGAAGGGGAATCGAGAAGGATCTTGAAGCCCGTTATCTTACCCGGGTAAGCCTGCACGGCAGAGAGGCGGCACTCCACCGAAGCCGCCAGCTCGACATGCTGTCTGATGCCGTGGATGAGCGGATTGCGCGCTTTGTCACGGGTCTGGATGAAGATGCAGTTCATCGTCGAGGGAAGCGCGTCGAGAATCTCATGCATCAGCTTGGTGTGTCCTCTCAGCAGTGGAATGACTGGCGATGGCAGATGCGGAACGTTGTCCGGGATCCGAATCTCCTGGATCATCTGGTGACACTGCGCCCCGATGAGAAGAAGGCTGTCACACAGGCGAGGAAGGAAGGGATTCCCTTTGGAATCACGCCATACTATCTTTCCCTCATGGATGATGACCCCGGCCTGGGCCATGATATCGGATTGCGAGCGCAGGTTATTCCTTCGACCAAATATGTAAAGGGGTATCTCAGGGAGGAGCGTTCCTGTCTCGACTTCATGAAGGAAAATGACACATCTCCGGTTGAGCTGATCACGCGGCGCTATCCGGGCATCTGCATTTACAAACCCTTCAACACCTGCCCTCAGATCTGTGTCTATTGTCAGAGAAACTGGGAAATCGACGATGCCATGGCACCCGGAGCTCTGGCTCCGGGGAAACGGAGGATCGCTGCCGTTGAGTGGATACGCTCCCATCCTGCCATCCATGAGGTCCTTCTGACCGGGGGAGATCCCCTGGCCATGTCTGACGGACGTCTGGAGGAGATCCTGAATGATCTGGCAGCCATTCCATCCATCGAGCGCATCCGGATCGGGACCCGGACACTGGTCACGGTCCCCATGAGAATCACGGAGGAACTGGCAGATCTTCTTGCGCGGTATCGTATTCCGGGCCGCCGTCAGGTTTCCGTGGTCACCCATATTCAGTATCCCTATGAAATTACCCCGGATACGGTGACCGTCGTGGAACGGTTACGAAGCCGCGGTATCTCCGTCTTTAATCAACTTGTGTACACCTTTCACATTTCAAGAAGGTTCGAAGCCTATCTGCTTCGGCGAATTCTTGTTCGGGCGGGCGTGGAGCCCTATTACACCTTTAACACAAAGGGAAAGGAGGAGACAAAGGATTACAGGGTCCCGCTGGCGAGACTCCTCCAGGAACAGAAGGAAGAAGCTCGCCTTCTTCCCGGACTGGCACGCACCGATGAGGCCGTCTACAATGTCCCGGGTATGGGGAAAAACTATCTTCGCGCACGTCAGCATCGCGATCTGATCTCTATTCTTCCCGACGGGAGCCGTCTCTATGAATTTCATCCGTGGGAAAAAAATATTACGGACGACATATCCACGGTTCTTCACCAGGATGTGCCGATCCTTGACTACCTGAAACGGCTGGAATCCCTGGGAGAAGATACCTCTGAATATGAAACGATCTGGTATTACTTTTAG
- a CDS encoding TrkH family potassium uptake protein has protein sequence MKPLHTLQRFAARLHPVALLALGFAALILIGMVFLSLPVSRAGTDPLPTIDALFTSTSAVCVTGLIVVDTGSFFSLFGQIVLLILIQIGGIGVMTLSVLIFRVIGKRISYRQRLIMQDVFTQAPRADIFRLVRSIAVFTLITEGLGAILLFGFWVGEFPWPHALVLAVFHSVSAFCNAGFSLFSTSMITYASNAYLNGVILTLIILGGLGFPVIYELQQRLVSKKIRKQRLSVHSRTVLITTVILILLGTLVFFTSEQFGALKGKPLEEKVLISVFQSVTCRTAGFNSIDTTKLHEATLTFMLFLMFIGASPGSCGGGIKTTTLALLLATAWSKFRGRSRAALFRRSLPSATVIRGQALALLALAVVMASVFLLQFESHFERVSPEGRDPFLSYLFETVSAFGTVGLSMGASNKLTSFGKILISILMFIGRVGVLSFAYMLTPTGRTVDIEYAEEDMMIG, from the coding sequence ATGAAGCCCCTGCATACGCTGCAGCGCTTTGCAGCCCGTCTTCACCCGGTCGCCCTTTTGGCCCTGGGATTTGCCGCTCTGATTCTGATCGGCATGGTTTTCCTTTCTCTCCCGGTCTCAAGGGCGGGAACCGATCCCTTACCCACGATCGACGCCCTCTTTACGTCCACATCCGCCGTCTGTGTCACGGGCCTGATTGTCGTGGATACAGGCTCCTTCTTTTCCCTCTTCGGACAGATCGTTCTGCTGATTCTCATTCAGATCGGCGGGATCGGGGTCATGACGCTTTCCGTCCTGATCTTCCGAGTGATCGGAAAACGTATTTCTTACCGCCAGAGGCTGATCATGCAGGACGTCTTTACCCAGGCCCCCCGCGCGGACATCTTCCGGCTCGTCCGTTCCATCGCTGTTTTCACACTCATCACCGAAGGCCTGGGAGCTATCCTGCTCTTCGGATTCTGGGTCGGAGAGTTCCCCTGGCCCCATGCGCTCGTCCTGGCGGTCTTCCACTCGGTGTCCGCGTTCTGCAATGCCGGGTTCTCCCTCTTTTCCACCAGTATGATCACCTACGCATCCAATGCCTATCTCAATGGCGTCATTCTCACGCTGATCATCCTGGGCGGCCTGGGCTTTCCCGTCATTTACGAGCTTCAGCAGAGGCTTGTGTCAAAGAAAATCCGGAAGCAGCGTCTGAGCGTTCACAGCCGTACCGTTCTGATCACGACCGTGATCCTGATCCTGCTCGGGACCCTGGTCTTCTTCACCTCCGAACAGTTCGGGGCCCTGAAAGGCAAACCCCTGGAAGAGAAGGTCCTGATCTCCGTCTTTCAGTCGGTGACCTGTCGGACCGCCGGATTCAACTCCATTGACACGACAAAGCTCCATGAGGCAACGCTGACCTTCATGCTCTTTCTCATGTTTATCGGGGCCTCTCCGGGATCCTGCGGCGGCGGGATCAAGACCACCACGCTGGCCCTTCTCCTGGCCACGGCCTGGAGTAAGTTCCGCGGACGAAGCCGGGCCGCGCTCTTTCGAAGGAGCCTCCCCTCCGCGACGGTCATTCGGGGCCAGGCCCTGGCTCTCCTGGCCCTGGCCGTCGTCATGGCATCCGTCTTCCTTCTCCAGTTCGAAAGCCACTTCGAGAGGGTATCGCCCGAGGGACGCGATCCCTTTCTGTCCTACCTCTTTGAAACCGTATCGGCCTTTGGCACCGTGGGACTCTCCATGGGCGCCTCGAACAAGCTGACATCCTTTGGAAAGATACTCATTTCGATTCTCATGTTCATCGGGAGGGTCGGAGTGCTCTCCTTCGCGTACATGCTGACGCCCACGGGAAGGACCGTGGACATCGAATACGCCGAAGAAGACATGATGATCGGATAG
- the gpmA gene encoding 2,3-diphosphoglycerate-dependent phosphoglycerate mutase: MHKVVLLRHGESTWNKENRFTGWTDVDLSERGVQEAHLAGKTLKEEGFTFDVAHTSVLRRAIRTLWIVLDEMDLMWIPVFRHWRLNERHYGALQGLNKAEMAEKFGEEQVHVWRRSYDVPPPSLERDDPRWPGHEAKYGSVDSAHLPLTECLKDTVDRFLPLWHSTIAPDVTAGKRVIIAAHGNSLRALVKYLDEIPDEEIPGLNIPTGVPLVYELDHDLRPLQHYYLGDPEAVRKAAEAVARQGKAGT, translated from the coding sequence ATTCACAAGGTTGTCCTTCTGCGCCACGGAGAGAGTACCTGGAATAAGGAAAACCGTTTCACGGGATGGACCGATGTGGATCTTTCCGAACGGGGAGTCCAGGAGGCCCACCTGGCGGGAAAAACCTTAAAAGAGGAAGGATTTACTTTCGACGTCGCCCATACGTCCGTTCTGAGACGGGCCATTCGAACCCTGTGGATCGTTCTGGATGAAATGGACCTGATGTGGATTCCAGTCTTTCGGCACTGGAGGCTTAACGAGCGGCACTATGGAGCCCTGCAGGGTTTGAACAAAGCGGAAATGGCAGAAAAATTTGGGGAGGAACAGGTCCACGTATGGCGAAGAAGTTACGATGTTCCGCCACCATCCCTTGAACGGGATGACCCTCGCTGGCCCGGACACGAAGCGAAGTACGGTTCTGTTGATTCTGCCCACCTCCCTCTCACGGAATGCCTTAAAGATACGGTAGATCGATTTCTTCCTCTCTGGCATTCAACAATAGCTCCAGACGTAACCGCGGGAAAACGGGTTATCATCGCTGCACACGGGAACAGCCTGCGGGCGCTGGTCAAGTATCTGGATGAAATTCCGGATGAGGAAATTCCAGGGTTGAACATTCCAACGGGTGTTCCCCTGGTTTATGAGCTTGACCATGATCTGAGACCCTTGCAGCATTACTACCTCGGGGATCCCGAAGCGGTGCGAAAGGCTGCGGAGGCTGTGGCCAGGCAGGGGAAAGCAGGAACCTGA
- a CDS encoding class I fructose-bisphosphate aldolase: MIDRIQQLLGEDAENLLKHECRTVPKDQLHLPGETYVDRVMVPSDRSPAVLRNMQHLFNTGRLSGSGYVSILPVDQGIEHSAGASFAPNPIYFDPENIVRLAIEGGCNAVASTLGVLGSICRKYAYKIPFILKINHNELLTYPNKFDQILFADVKQAFEMGAVAVGATIYYGSDEATRQIQEVTEAFQYAHELGMVTILWAYLRNPGFKSDKDYHVSADLTGQANHLAATIEADIVKQKQPENNGGYKALKFGKTSEKVYTDLTTDHPIDLTRYQVVNCYMGRAGLINSGGASGQNDLAQAVRTAIINKRAGGMGLISGRKAFQKPMSDGVELLNAIQDVYLCKEVTVA, translated from the coding sequence ATGATCGATCGCATTCAACAACTTCTGGGTGAGGACGCAGAGAACCTTTTGAAACACGAATGCCGTACCGTACCCAAAGATCAGCTCCATCTTCCCGGAGAGACCTACGTGGACCGGGTTATGGTTCCATCAGATCGGTCTCCGGCCGTTCTTCGCAACATGCAGCATCTCTTCAATACCGGGCGACTTTCCGGGTCAGGATATGTCTCCATTCTTCCCGTCGATCAGGGGATTGAGCACTCAGCCGGAGCATCCTTCGCGCCCAATCCAATTTACTTTGATCCGGAAAACATTGTCAGGCTGGCCATCGAGGGCGGATGTAACGCCGTGGCTTCCACTCTCGGGGTGCTCGGATCCATCTGCCGCAAGTACGCTTATAAAATTCCCTTCATTCTCAAGATTAACCATAATGAGCTTCTTACCTACCCGAACAAGTTCGATCAGATTCTCTTTGCCGATGTGAAACAGGCCTTTGAGATGGGTGCGGTTGCCGTCGGGGCAACCATTTACTATGGTTCCGACGAGGCCACGCGTCAGATCCAGGAAGTCACCGAAGCCTTTCAGTATGCCCACGAGCTGGGAATGGTGACGATCCTCTGGGCCTATCTGAGAAATCCCGGATTCAAGTCCGATAAGGATTATCATGTGTCCGCAGATCTGACCGGTCAGGCCAACCATCTTGCCGCTACGATCGAAGCTGACATTGTCAAGCAGAAACAGCCTGAAAACAATGGTGGGTATAAGGCTTTGAAATTCGGAAAGACCTCGGAAAAGGTGTACACCGACCTCACGACGGATCATCCGATTGATCTGACCCGGTACCAGGTTGTCAATTGCTATATGGGCCGTGCCGGGTTGATCAACTCCGGCGGCGCGTCGGGACAGAACGACCTGGCTCAGGCCGTCCGTACCGCAATCATCAACAAGAGAGCCGGGGGCATGGGGCTTATTTCAGGACGAAAAGCATTCCAGAAGCCGATGAGCGATGGGGTGGAGCTGCTTAACGCTATACAGGATGTCTACCTTTGCAAGGAGGTTACCGTCGCGTGA
- a CDS encoding cysteine desulfurase family protein — protein MAEALYLDYNATTPVDPEVLDAMGPYLRHHFGNPSSSHPYGQLARKGLEKAREEVADLLGSYPDEIVFNSGGSESNNHAIKGVAFALRERGTHIVTSLIEHPAVLEVCRYLEGTGFRITRVPVDSHGTVDREALRKALTRDTILVSIMHANNEVGTIQPVKEISDLAHEVGILVHTDAAQSVGKIDVSVEDLGVDLLSLAGHKLYAPKGIGVLFVRRGTPLHSLIHGAGHERGRRAGTENVAYIVGLGKACALAKRGLEEHGRYMKEMRDLLHREIKMAFPDVVLNGHPDYRLPNTLSLGFPGRIASDILNRLETELAVSAGAACHGEGVTVSHVLEAMGVPARIAMGTLRFSTGRMTCEGEITRAVSIVRRALQ, from the coding sequence ATGGCTGAAGCGCTCTACCTCGACTACAACGCGACAACTCCGGTCGATCCGGAAGTCCTGGATGCCATGGGACCCTACCTGCGCCACCACTTCGGGAATCCGTCTTCCTCTCATCCCTATGGTCAGCTGGCCCGGAAGGGCCTGGAGAAGGCGCGAGAAGAGGTGGCAGATCTTCTGGGATCGTATCCGGATGAGATAGTCTTCAACTCGGGGGGGAGCGAATCGAACAACCATGCGATCAAAGGAGTGGCCTTCGCTTTGCGGGAACGGGGTACTCACATTGTGACCTCCCTGATTGAACATCCGGCAGTCCTGGAGGTGTGCCGGTATCTGGAGGGAACAGGGTTCAGGATCACCCGGGTACCCGTCGATTCGCACGGTACCGTGGATCGGGAAGCTCTGCGGAAAGCCTTAACACGGGACACAATCCTTGTCTCGATCATGCATGCAAACAATGAGGTGGGTACGATTCAGCCCGTCAAAGAAATCTCTGACCTGGCTCATGAAGTGGGGATACTCGTCCATACAGATGCCGCCCAGTCAGTCGGGAAGATCGATGTGAGCGTCGAGGATCTGGGAGTGGACCTTCTCTCTCTGGCCGGGCACAAGCTCTATGCCCCCAAGGGAATCGGGGTTCTCTTTGTCCGCCGCGGCACTCCGCTTCATTCCCTGATTCATGGTGCCGGCCATGAACGCGGGAGAAGGGCCGGAACCGAGAATGTTGCTTACATTGTGGGTCTCGGGAAGGCCTGCGCCCTGGCGAAACGGGGTCTGGAAGAGCACGGCAGGTACATGAAAGAGATGAGAGATCTGCTTCATCGGGAGATAAAGATGGCTTTTCCGGATGTTGTGCTCAATGGCCATCCGGATTATCGTCTCCCCAATACCCTGAGCCTTGGATTTCCGGGCAGGATCGCCTCGGATATTCTGAACCGGCTCGAAACGGAACTGGCCGTATCTGCAGGTGCCGCGTGCCATGGCGAAGGCGTAACGGTCTCCCATGTCCTTGAGGCCATGGGTGTTCCCGCAAGGATCGCTATGGGAACGCTTCGCTTCTCCACGGGACGAATGACCTGTGAAGGAGAGATCACCCGGGCCGTGTCGATTGTAAGGCGGGCTCTTCAATAA